The genomic DNA TTTCGGCCATCGCATCGATATCCGCCTGGCTGCCGACCAAACGCAAGAGATCAAACAGATGGTCCCCCTCGGGATCTTTGGGATCTTCCATCGGCCGGCTGTCGGTGGTGATCCGCATGATCTGTTTGCGAATCGCCTTGGTGTCTCCGAATAACGGCAACGTGTTGTCGTAGCTTTTGCTCATCTTCTGGCCATCGGTACCGGGGACCTTGGCCGACTCTTCCAGAACCTTCGCTTTGGGGAGGACAAACGTCTCTCCGTAGGCATGGTTAAAGCTGCCCGCCAGATCGCGACAGACCTCGATGTGTTGGATCTGGTCGGCGCCAACGGGGACCATGTCGGAGTCGTAGGCCAAGATATCGGCGGCCATCAGGACGGGATAGGTGAATAGCCCGGCATCGGCTTTGATGCCCCGTTCCTTCTTTTCTTTGTAGGCGTGGCATCGTTCCAACAGGCCCATCGGCGTTCCGGTCATCAGCAACCAAGAGAGCTCCGAAACCTCGGGCACATGCGACTGGACAAACAGCGTCGCTTTGGCCGGATCGAGCCCCAACGCCAACAGATCCAGGGCCGCATCACGAACGTTCTGACGCAATATTTGCGGATCGCGAACGGTGGTCAGCGCGTGCAGGTCGGCGATGAAGTAGTAACCTTCGTTGGCGTGTTGCAGATCGATGTATTGTCGAATCGCTCCAAAAAAATTACCCCAATGGAAGCGGCCCGTTGGTTGGATTCCAGATAACACTCGCATGCGAACTACGCTGGGTTAAGGAGAACAAAAAATGTATTGAATTTGCTCGGCTTACCGTACCTTGACGGTTGCGTTTTGACCAGATGCGGTTTCTGATTTGTGGGTTGGCACCTGATCTGTCGCCAACCGAACCGATAGACTGTGTGAAACCATCGATTGATCAAAGAAGGCAGGATGCATGATGACCGAGAAAACCCCCGACCAGCCCGTGATCGGATGGCGAGAATGGGTTGCGTTGCCCGATCTTGGGATCGGACGAATCAAAGCCAAAGTCGATACGGGGGCACGGTCGAGCAGTTTGCACGCGATCGACATCGAGGAACAAGTTCGCGACGGCGTGACCTATTTGCATTTCAAAGTGCTGCCGGCCCAACGCAAAGAGCGGTTTGTGCATGTGGCTGCCGAGTTGCTGGAATATCGACACGTCCGCAGCAGCAGCGGGAAAGCCTCTTCGCGTCCGGTGATCTTAACCAAAGTCCAAATCTTGGGCCAAAGCTGGCCGATCGAATTGACCCTAGCCAACCGCACTTCCATGGGCTTCCGCATGCTGTTGGGGCGCGAAGCGTTCCGTGGACGGATGCTGGTCGACGCTGGGAAGTCCTATTATGGTGGCAAGCCCAAGCGACGACCTTCGTCCAGTTAATAAACACATTCGCCTGACGATTTGAACATAACATCCGATCCGACGTCCCAAACGCCTTAGGTTACCCATGAAACTCGCCATCCTTTCCTGCAGTCTCAACTGTTACAGTACTCGACGTCTGCGGGAGTCGGCGATCGCCCGCGGCCATTCGGTTAAGGTGCTCAACACGCTGAAATTTGCGATCGACGTGGAGCAAGGCGTCCCCGAGCTGTATTTCCGCAGCAAACGTCTGAGCCACTACGACGCGGTGTTGCCTCGGATCGGATCGTCGATCACTTATTTTGGTACGGCCGTCGTTCGCCAATTCGAGCAGATGGACGTGTTCTGCGCGAATTCGTCGAACGGGATCTCGAACTCTCGCGACAAACTGCGCAGCCTGCAAATCCTCAGCCGACACCAGATTGGCATCCCGCAAACGACCTTTGTCCGCGATCGAAAAGATGTCTTGCCCGCGATCGACAGGATCGGTGGGGCGCCGGTCATCATCAAACTGCTCGAAGGAACGCAGGGCGTTGGCGTGATCCTGGCCGACAACGTCAAGGTTGCCGAAGCGATCATCGAAACGCTGCACAGCACGCGGCAAAACGTCTTAGTTCAGAAGTTTGTTTCCGAAAGCAAAGGACGCGATATCCGCGCGTTCGTCGTTGGCGACCAAGTCGTCGCGGCGATGCGACGGGTCGCCCAAGGGAGCGAGTTCCGTAGCAATGTGCATCGCGGGGGACGCACCGAACCGGTGGAATTGGACGAAACGTATTGCCAGGTCGCGATTCGCGCCGCCCAAATCATGGGGCTCCGCGTCGCGGGGGTCGATATGCTCGAAGGCAACGACGGCCCGCAAGTGATGGAAGTCAATTCGTCCCCCGGTCTGGAAGGGATCGAATCCTGCACGCAATTGGATGTCGCCGGAGCGATCATCGACTACATGGCCGCTCAAGTCGACTTCCCCGAAATCGATCTCCGTCAACGCTTGACGGTCAGTCGCGGGTACGGCGTCACCGAAATCTATATTCCCGAGGGTTCCGAATACGTTGGCAAGACGATCGATGAATCGGGCTTGCCCGAGATGGACATCAATGTGCTCACGTTGTATCGCGGCACGACCGTGATCCCCAATCCACGTCTGAAGCGATCGTTGGAACCGGGGGACCGTTTGTTGTGTTTTGGGAAACTGGACCACATGCGCAGCATGATCCCCGAACGGACTCGCCGCAAGCGACGCCCGGTTGTGAAGGTGTTGCCGCAAAGTGCCGATCGTTCCGAACCTGCGGCCAGCCCAAACGACGCTGCCGATTCCGAAGTTCAGTCCTAACACGCGGCATTCTTCTGTCGCGCTGGGCCGAGTCCTATCGGCGGCATTCGTAATTCGTTGATACGAATCGAATGGGGAGATTTGTGGCGCTGCCTCGGATGGCCAAGGCCAAACGAATGCGTCCGATTGCGACGCGTCTCGGCCCGATGGATCGACGTTGAACGCTTCCAGCCTCTGGTTTGCGTTGGGCGACGCCCGACGCCCGCGCGGCAGCGAATTGCCGCTGCATCAGTCTTCGATGTCAGCCAGTTCAATCGAACTTGCCCCGTTTGGCAATTCAAAGGGCAAGTCTTCGAGAATCGGGCGGTCGTTGCCACACTGGTACAACAGATGGAACAGTCCGTTGACCGCTAGTACAGCTCCGACGGCTCCAGCCAATGCCAGCCCCGTGACCCCTTCTTGGATGATTGTCCAGACAAATTGCAGGATGCACAGCGTGGAAACCGCCAGGAGCGTGGGAGTCCGTGAGATCAGGTTAACGATCAAAGCGCCAAACGGGGCGCCAAGGGCAACGATCGGGGCGGCGGCGAGCCAATTGGCGTAAACTTCGGGATCCATGAAGTAGAGGCTTGGATTGATCCGCGCGAGGATCGCGTTGGAGGTGATTCCGATCACCGAGGTCACTGCCATGATCACAACCGATGTTGGGATCGCGATCTTCAAATCGGCACGGTACAGCAATACTAACGTCGCATAAATTAGCATGTCGATCCCGACGCCTGTCAGCGACGCGATGATTCCACCGGTGACTCCCAGCGTCAATCCAATCCAACGATCCCAGCCGCGCCAGAGGTCGCTGACCCCTTCGGTCTGAACCAATTCACGCAGCTTAATCAGGTGCAAGATCCCAAAGCTGCACCAGATCACGGCAAAGGTCAACTTGATCCAAAGGTCGGGAACGTAGGGAGCGATCAGCGCGGCGCCCAACGGCGTACCGATCAACGCTCCCAATATTGCCGGCCGCAATAGTCCACAGTCGATCGGTCGGCGGGCTGACAGAATATAGACGCTGGCCGAAACCATGCCGATCGATTGGACCGCCAGCCCAAAGTTCCGGCCAAGCGAACCCGGCATGTCGAACCACAGCACCAACACGGGGAAACCAACCGTTCCGCCACCCATCGGTGTCGATCCCGCAACATACGAACCCAATGCCATCGCCATGGCAATCGGCCAATGGGATCGTAGCGACGACCACTCATTTCCCCAGGTAACAAGACCCAACCAGACACAATAAAACGCGACCAACCACAGTCCGAAAGGCCACATCTTTTTCAGCGATTGCATCGATAGACTCTATGGTTTTTCAGTGTGAATTGGACACGACGGTCAGCACGCCGCTTAAGTCCCATCATCCAACCAATCGCAGCTCGCATCCTCGTGCGGACGTCGAGCCACTTTCAGCAATTCAATCAATTGGTGTCTCTGGTTTGTATCGAGGTGGCCCAGCTGCTGTTGGTGCATCGCCAAGACCGCTTCGGCCAGTTGCGTCAGCAACGCATGTCCGTGATCGGTCAAGCCGATCTCCACCACGCGACGGTTTTCGGCCCGCCGTGTCCGTTGGATCAGGCCACGTTTTTCCAACCGATCCAACATCCGTGTTGTATCGGGAGCGCGAGAGATCAACCGACGTCCCAGTTCCATCGTCTGCATCCCATCGGGAGCGACCTGTTGCAGCAAGCGAAGCGCGTTGTACTGCTGGGGCGAGAGATCGTGTTGCGAAAACAACTGTTCTTCAACCGCTTTCAGGCAGTCGTAGGTCCGCCAAAGATGCAGGAAGACCTCCTGCTCGGGAGAATCGAAGCGGGCGTGTTGCGCGTTGAAAGATTTTGCAGGAGATGCCATCGTGGCATCATGTGCCACAGAACAACAGTTGTCAAGACAACTATTGTTCAACGGACTGGGTTTTTTAAAGTGAGCGGTTGGGACTAGTAGTCGCCGAGCACATTTCCGTCCTGCTTACGACATAAGTCGACAAAGACCTGGGCATCGACCGTTTCCGCGAGCGTACGTGTCGAACCGTCGGCCAGCACGATGACAACGACGCCGGGATGGAATCCGTAGGGTGACGCTTCGTTATCGACGTTGATGAATCGGTTGCATGTGTCGCAGCCTTTGGTGAGCCCATCGTTGGACCAATTGTAGATTCCGACACCGTTATTTCCGGCCCACGGACCATAACTGTAAAACTGAGCATTGGTGGCCGTGGGCTGCACTTTGCCGAACAACCAATGGGTTGGTTTGCCCGTCATTTCGAACAACAGCAGGGTGTTGTTGGTGCCATCGGTGATATCCGCGAATCGGCTGCCCGTTTCGTTAAGGATGCCGCACTTTTCGTCCCAGACGTGTGTCTGGCCGGTCGATGGATCGCCCGACAGATGGTGCAGGCCGCGGACGCCTTGGTACGACGTTTCAAATCCGGTCAAGGTCGGATCCAATGCCGCCGGATCGGTCGTCCAGCCCATGTTCCAGCCCGAATAAATTGGCATCGTCCGGTCGCCAGGGGGCGACGGACATGTGAAGGCTGCCACTTCCATGTTGACCGCGGTTTGGTTGGCCACATCGTCAAAGCCATAGGTTTGGTCATAGATGTCGTGCAGGTTCGCTCCTTCCATGTAGGGCAACAGCATTGCCAAGAATCCCGTCACGACCTTGGTGGGAGCCCCGGCTGAGTTCGTGCCATCGTAAACCAAGCGCCCGGGGGGCATCCGGCGGAGCGTCGAATGGTAATTGTGGCATGCCAGGCCGATTTGACGAACATTGTTGGTGCATTGCATCCGACGGGCGGCTTCGCGTGCCGCTTGAACCGCTGGCAAAAGCAGTCCAACCAAGATGCCAATGATGGCGATGACAACAAGCAATTCAACTAACGTGAAGGCGGGACGGATAGACCGTGAGCGCATTGGGATATCCCTGTCAGTAGGTGGGTCAGCGATAAAGCGTTGACGCGTTCCTGGCTGGCGGTGGGAGTACCGGTCAAAATCGTTGACCGGTCCCGGGCTTGCTTGGTAGCTGCAACTGAGACTCAATTGCAACAGTAGAATCGCCGCCGCGTCCCTTCGCAAGCCCTTCTGTGACACCAATGGCGAAAGTTGGACAGCATAGTGAGGGTTTCGAGGGCGATGGGCTGGTATCGAACGACTCCCGGTTGGGATGGTTGCCAGCAAACGGGAACGTCCCACGGACGTGACCTTCGCAGGTTTCCGAGTCCGAAGCCTCGGAAACCTGCACAAATTGCGCTTCGCTACTTCTGGAACAACGGGCTCGATTTATCCGCCCCCGACAAAACGTAGGCAACCAGGTCGAGCACCTGTTCTTTGGTGAAATAGTTCAGCAGTCCGTTGGGCATTGCCGACTTTTCATTTTTGTTCTCGTGCTCGATTTCGTCTTTAATCACGACGGTCGGTTTGTCCTGGTTCAATGGATCCGCTTTGATGTGAACCTCCGTCGCCGTTTCGGCAACAACAAAGCCGGAGACAACGTCGCCGGTATCTAAAAGGTAGGTTCGCATCGCGTATTTCTCATCGATGTCTTTGGACGGATCGAGCATCGATTCCAACAGATAGGCAGCAGTTCGCTTTTTCGCATCCAGTTGCAAAAGGTTCGGGCCAAACTGACCTCCCTGGTCACCGATCTTATGGCATTGGTTGCATCCGATTCGTTGGAATGCCAAGGCTCCTGAGTCGAAGGAACGTCCCTCGGCAGCGAGTTCCGCGTCGCTGAAATCGCTGCGTTTCCATTCTTGGACCAACTTGGGAATCCAACCGTCGGTCGACGCTTGAGCCACCGCGACGCTACCGTCTTCCAGGGGATATTCCGCCATCAAATCGACGGCACTCCAGAACGTGGCGTCTTCTCCACGGTCGATTGCCCGCATGGAAGCGACGTGCTTTGCATCGATGGGATTGGCTCGGTTGGACCATGAATTGCGAACATACGTCAACACGGCGGCGATCTCTTCGTCATTCAACAGATGCCGGAAACCGGTCATCGGCGGCAACGGTGGCGAACTGTACCGCTTTCCTTTGACTTCGATCGTGCCATGCATCCCGTCGAGCACCAATCGGATTAAACGATCGGAATTGCCCGTCGTCCACAGGCTCCCATCGATCGGCGGATACAGGTTTGGCAGACCTTGTCCGCTGGGCTGATGGCAGGTCGCACAATGGCTCTCCCGCGCATAGACCTCGGCCCCCAACTGCATATGCTTCGGGTCAGCCGTTACCGGGATGCTCGCCCGCAGGGCTTTCAGTTGTTTGCCCGCGTCGGCCATCGCCGCCCCGCTCACGCTTGCCAGACTGGATCCCAATTGCAACAGGTTGCCAAACGCACCGCTTTGACGCTCGACGGGCGTGGCACTTTCGGCACGCGTCAGCAACGTTTTTAGAATCGTGGTCGCGTCGTTGACGGACAAGGTGTCGGCGACGGTGCGGCTGGGGAGCGCCGCCAACGCCTCGAGCGCCGGTCCAGACATCGTGTCGCTGGTCACCAACTTGGAAAAGTCTTCGATCTTCGCTGGTAGATGTCCAGGCCACGCAGCGATCCCATGCAACGCTTGCAGCCGCAAATTTCCGCTGTTGGCCGATCGCAACACGCCGGCGTCAATCTTCTGCTTGTTGAAACCAGGTCCCAGCCAAGCGACTTCCAATCCGTCGCCGCCACCGTTGTCGAAATAGGTGACAACGATCGTATGCAGTCCCGCATCCAACGCCAGCTTACCACTCTTTTCCGAAAACCCGTGAAGCCCATCGTTATCGATGACTTCCGTCCCATCGATGTACAATCGCGAACCATCGTCCGAACGGATCGAAAAGGTATATTCGCCGCTCGCCGGTACCACGATGGATGCGGTTTGCCGGGTGGCGAAGGCGTCTTTAGCCCCGCCGGGGACAAACGTCTCGAACTGGTCGATCCGGCCCTTCAGTTGAGGCTTCAGTCGATCGAGCGTTTCCAGTTGGACGTTCTTGGGATTGGGTTGGTAGTATTCAAATGCAACGGCTGGGCCGACCGAAGCGGTTGCCTTGTCGGCTTCGCTGCGCAGCCCTTCGGGAATCTCG from Rosistilla carotiformis includes the following:
- the trpS gene encoding tryptophan--tRNA ligase; the protein is MRVLSGIQPTGRFHWGNFFGAIRQYIDLQHANEGYYFIADLHALTTVRDPQILRQNVRDAALDLLALGLDPAKATLFVQSHVPEVSELSWLLMTGTPMGLLERCHAYKEKKERGIKADAGLFTYPVLMAADILAYDSDMVPVGADQIQHIEVCRDLAGSFNHAYGETFVLPKAKVLEESAKVPGTDGQKMSKSYDNTLPLFGDTKAIRKQIMRITTDSRPMEDPKDPEGDHLFDLLRLVGSQADIDAMAETYRRGGFGYGEVKKAVAAASEEYFAAARQRRAELEQDVDYVDQVLRQGAEKARGKAADVLARAQRACGLR
- a CDS encoding sulfite exporter TauE/SafE family protein, with protein sequence MQSLKKMWPFGLWLVAFYCVWLGLVTWGNEWSSLRSHWPIAMAMALGSYVAGSTPMGGGTVGFPVLVLWFDMPGSLGRNFGLAVQSIGMVSASVYILSARRPIDCGLLRPAILGALIGTPLGAALIAPYVPDLWIKLTFAVIWCSFGILHLIKLRELVQTEGVSDLWRGWDRWIGLTLGVTGGIIASLTGVGIDMLIYATLVLLYRADLKIAIPTSVVIMAVTSVIGITSNAILARINPSLYFMDPEVYANWLAAAPIVALGAPFGALIVNLISRTPTLLAVSTLCILQFVWTIIQEGVTGLALAGAVGAVLAVNGLFHLLYQCGNDRPILEDLPFELPNGASSIELADIED
- a CDS encoding MarR family winged helix-turn-helix transcriptional regulator encodes the protein MASPAKSFNAQHARFDSPEQEVFLHLWRTYDCLKAVEEQLFSQHDLSPQQYNALRLLQQVAPDGMQTMELGRRLISRAPDTTRMLDRLEKRGLIQRTRRAENRRVVEIGLTDHGHALLTQLAEAVLAMHQQQLGHLDTNQRHQLIELLKVARRPHEDASCDWLDDGT
- a CDS encoding ATP-dependent zinc protease family protein; translated protein: MMTEKTPDQPVIGWREWVALPDLGIGRIKAKVDTGARSSSLHAIDIEEQVRDGVTYLHFKVLPAQRKERFVHVAAELLEYRHVRSSSGKASSRPVILTKVQILGQSWPIELTLANRTSMGFRMLLGREAFRGRMLVDAGKSYYGGKPKRRPSSS
- a CDS encoding RimK family alpha-L-glutamate ligase, with the translated sequence MKLAILSCSLNCYSTRRLRESAIARGHSVKVLNTLKFAIDVEQGVPELYFRSKRLSHYDAVLPRIGSSITYFGTAVVRQFEQMDVFCANSSNGISNSRDKLRSLQILSRHQIGIPQTTFVRDRKDVLPAIDRIGGAPVIIKLLEGTQGVGVILADNVKVAEAIIETLHSTRQNVLVQKFVSESKGRDIRAFVVGDQVVAAMRRVAQGSEFRSNVHRGGRTEPVELDETYCQVAIRAAQIMGLRVAGVDMLEGNDGPQVMEVNSSPGLEGIESCTQLDVAGAIIDYMAAQVDFPEIDLRQRLTVSRGYGVTEIYIPEGSEYVGKTIDESGLPEMDINVLTLYRGTTVIPNPRLKRSLEPGDRLLCFGKLDHMRSMIPERTRRKRRPVVKVLPQSADRSEPAASPNDAADSEVQS
- a CDS encoding DUF1559 domain-containing protein, with translation MRSRSIRPAFTLVELLVVIAIIGILVGLLLPAVQAAREAARRMQCTNNVRQIGLACHNYHSTLRRMPPGRLVYDGTNSAGAPTKVVTGFLAMLLPYMEGANLHDIYDQTYGFDDVANQTAVNMEVAAFTCPSPPGDRTMPIYSGWNMGWTTDPAALDPTLTGFETSYQGVRGLHHLSGDPSTGQTHVWDEKCGILNETGSRFADITDGTNNTLLLFEMTGKPTHWLFGKVQPTATNAQFYSYGPWAGNNGVGIYNWSNDGLTKGCDTCNRFINVDNEASPYGFHPGVVVIVLADGSTRTLAETVDAQVFVDLCRKQDGNVLGDY